From the genome of Spinacia oleracea cultivar Varoflay chromosome 2, BTI_SOV_V1, whole genome shotgun sequence, one region includes:
- the LOC110780130 gene encoding uncharacterized protein, which produces MEEGNKATCQDKAKAMIFLRHHLHEGLKTEYLTVKDPQILWSNLKERYDHQKTVILPKARYDWLHLRLQDFKSVSEYNSAMFKITSRLKLCGEKITDADMLEKTYSTFHANNIVLQTQYREKARPTGSTPFPEANVTTHSGKISKNKDHVSSSGRGRGQWRGRGRGCGFGGYGRGRGGYYKSSHSHQKWDRKDGKGEKGKSDNVTSVCYRCGGKGHWSRVCRTPKHLVDLYQSSLKKKRKNVETNLVFEDGEGDFESGDTTHLEVADFFTSPERNN; this is translated from the exons ATGGAAGAAGGAAATAAAGCAACATGTCAAGATAAAGCTAAAGCTATGATATTTCTTCGCCATCACCTCCATGAAGGGCTTAAAACTGAGTATCTGACAGTTAAAGATCCACAAATTCTTTGGAGTAATCTAAAGGAAAGGTATGACCACCAGAAAACTGTGATATTGCCAAAAGCTCGTTATGATTGGTTGCATTTAAGATTACAAGATTTTAAATCTGTGAGTGAATATAACTCAGCCATGTTTAAAATTACTTCTCGACTGAAATTATGTGGAGAGAAAATTACTGATGCAGATATGTTAGAAAAAACATACTCCACTTTTCATGCAAACAATATTGTCCTGCAGACACAGTATCGAGAAAAgg CACGCCCTACTGGCTCAACTCCATTCCCTGAAGCGAATGTGACAACCCATAGCGGGAAAATATCAAAGAATAAAGACCATGTCAGCAGCAGTGGTCGTGGTCGTGGCCAATGGCGAGGCCGTGGGCGTGGATGTGGTTTTGGTGGCTATGGTAGAGGTCGTGGAGGTTATTACAAGAGCTCACATTCCCACCAGAAGTGGGACCGTAAAGATGGTAAAGGTGAGAAAGGAAAAAGTGACAATGTGACTAGTGTTTGTTATCGTTGTGGAGGAAAAGGCCATTGGTCACGCGTATGTCGCACTCCAAAACACCTTGTTGACCTTTATCAATCATCattgaagaagaaaagaaagaatgTTGAGACCAATCTTGTATTTGAAGATGGCGAAGGTGATTTTGAGTCTGGTGATACAACTCACCTAGAAGTTGCAGATTTCTTTACTTCCCCTGAAAGGAATAATTAA